A segment of the Pirellulales bacterium genome:
CGCCGCCGTAGCCGCCGTCGCGGTCGTCAACTTCGCCCAGGTCCTGGCATTGGCCGAATGCACTGGTGCCAATGCTGTAGCGTTTCCGGATCATCTCAACGCCGTCCCTAAATACCACGTTTGTTGCGACCATGGGTCATTTGCTCCATAAACGAAAAAAGCCGTGCCCCAGCGACGATTCGCTGAAACACGGCTCCCGGGTTATTCCACGTGATGCCGCGAAACTAATTGTGCATATTGGGCGGTGTTTCTTTCTGCTGCGGCCTTCGGCGGGCGGGTGCTGGTCTTCAGATGCCCACAAACACGCCGAAACTCGACACAACAACGAGCCTAGGAATTTACACACAGGAAAGCAATAGCAATCACGCAGGCGGCCACAACCGATATGCAGCGGGCTACCTGAATGACCATTTAGTGAGCGAAGAATTCGCGACTCGCCAATCTCCATCAAGGCAACTTGGCAGACGAGCGACGAGGTTTTCTGGCGGCGCGCGATGGATGAAACACGGTTCAAGTCGGCCACTCGATATATTCATCAACCGATTCAACGGCGACCGCGACCGCGGCGGCGCTCTTTTCAAATTGGGCCGGCCTGAAAATATCAATCGTCGACAAAACCCATCCGCCACGTTCACCGATGCGTTTTACAAAACCGCCGGATTCCAAATTCTCTAAATGTTTCCTAACGGCCTGCGGTGTAATTTCCAAAAACGTCGCAATTTCAACCGTGCTGACCGGATCGGCCTTATAGCAACCATTCTCTACAATAATAGCTATAGAGAATGGTTGCGTTAGCTCGGCAACAGTTCCTGTAGAGATTGGTTGCGATAACTGCTCTCCTGTAGGAAGTGGTTGCGATAACCTATCCGCATTGATTTTCTGAATCGCGTTTAAAATTTCGGCCGCAGATTCTGAAATTGGCAAAATTTGAAAATCTGCAAGCCGAGCGCCGATTTCTTCCGTCGAGATAATTACGACCGGGACCCCATTTTCGCAAACCGCGCGGCCGCGGCCTGCCGATTGCCGCAACTCAGACCGAACGATAGCGTTGTAGGCGTCGCGCCAGTCGCGATCGCGATATCCGAGACAGTAGACTGATTTGCGTCGTCCTGAGAGCGTCAGGCCGGACCAGCAGTCTTTTCCCCATGCGGTCCATTTCTCATCGCGCGCCGCCGCCTGGTGCAGACCAATGCGAATCAACCGCTCTTTGATCGTCCGCGGGGGCACTCTCGGCGTCCCAAAAACGATTATTGCGTCGCATTCCGTGTACCAGTCGTTCGAACCACGGCCAGCGCCGCTGTGGAAGTGCTCGATTTTCACAATTCGCCGTCGCAATGACTCGTCGAGGTTTATCCCATCCTTGGCGGTGCCACGAATCGCGGAAATGTGCTCGCGGTGGCATATGATCCCGACTCGATTAAATCCGGCCATGCCGGTCATGACCGCCCGAAGCGTCGACATCGCCACCGTGGCCGACGATCGTTTCTTAATATCAAGCGGGACCTGCACGACTGGATGTCGCTCCGCTAGCGTGCCCGATGGCGTCTTGTTGACCACAGGACAACCGGCAAGCCGCTCGATCTCTTCGACCGTCGCCGTCGCGTCGCACATCCAGATGGTTGCATTGTCTGGGAGTGGCGTTTTCCAGACGGCGAGAACGGCCCGATGCTCGGTTACCTTGCCGCCGGGCCCAAAAGCGTTATCGACGCGGACGGTCAGTTCGTGCAATTCGCCAGCCGCGATAGCCTTACAGACGCGAACGGCTTCGCCATTTGGATAAACCCCGAGTGCCTGTATTGCCCGATAAAGCTTTGCATCGGCCGCCCTGGGCTGCTTGCCGGCGCCGGCAGGCATTGGCAAAAGGTGCGTCGATTGAGCTGTAGTAAGTTTCTCCATTAGAAACTCGGCCGCTTCCCGCATCCGCTGAAACCAATGTCGACTGTCCTGGTCTTCGAGCTCCCACGCCTTGCCGCAAGCCTGGTCCGCAATCCTTGCCACGCTTTTTAGGTGAGTGACACTCGAAACGTCGATCGTTGGCCGTAGGAGACTGGCGGGGTCTTCATGGATGGCGATGTATTTTCGGCCATCGGCAAGCTCTTTGAATCCCATCGCGGCTCGAGAGTGCGTCGCGATCCGATGAGCGGCCTTTTCTGCTTCGTCTCTCAAATCAACGTAATCGCACGTCAACTTAAACCGGCAATCTGGGCAAACAGCCGACGACGCCGACAATCCGCAATTCACCGCTTCAACCGCCTCGTCATAATTCTGACACATCTTTCTGCTTAACTGTGGATAAGCGGCTGCATCTAACCCGCGTCTGCATAAATCGCCTTGTGTTTCCTTGCAGTTTTTGTGCGTAGCCAATACCGTCAGGCTGGTACCGGCTTTCTCCATTGCCCGAAAATCTGCATAAGACTTCCCGGCGCCGGTCGCCGAGGTGTCCAAGTAGACTCCGGGGACATCAACCGACGCGACGCGGATCGCCGCCAACTCCACACGGTAGTCGTCTATGTCGCGTTGCATTACAACGCACCGTGCACGCAAAGGAGCTGATGGAACGCGTCAGGGCCGTGATCTCGGAGAAAATCGTCGATTGCGTTCTTTGTGTGCGCGCCGGTCGAGTCACGGGGGCCCGGCGGTAGGTCGACCAGCGAAACAACGGCGCCCAATCCATCAAGGGCGCACGCCAACTCTGCCCTCGCTTGCATGACAGAAAAGTTGATCCGCGGGTCAGTATCAAATCCGATCCATACCTTCCGGCGCCGCCAAACGACTCCAGCGAGGTCGGGGATTAAGTGGCGGGGATTCGATTTTGCGACTTGCCAGTTCCAAACGCCGATCAATCCCAGACATGGGAACCCAGCTTGATCAGCCGCCGCTGATTTTTTTTCTCCCTCGCTGATACCGATGGGGATATCGGGG
Coding sequences within it:
- a CDS encoding helix-turn-helix domain-containing protein; translation: MDTSATGAGKSYADFRAMEKAGTSLTVLATHKNCKETQGDLCRRGLDAAAYPQLSRKMCQNYDEAVEAVNCGLSASSAVCPDCRFKLTCDYVDLRDEAEKAAHRIATHSRAAMGFKELADGRKYIAIHEDPASLLRPTIDVSSVTHLKSVARIADQACGKAWELEDQDSRHWFQRMREAAEFLMEKLTTAQSTHLLPMPAGAGKQPRAADAKLYRAIQALGVYPNGEAVRVCKAIAAGELHELTVRVDNAFGPGGKVTEHRAVLAVWKTPLPDNATIWMCDATATVEEIERLAGCPVVNKTPSGTLAERHPVVQVPLDIKKRSSATVAMSTLRAVMTGMAGFNRVGIICHREHISAIRGTAKDGINLDESLRRRIVKIEHFHSGAGRGSNDWYTECDAIIVFGTPRVPPRTIKERLIRIGLHQAAARDEKWTAWGKDCWSGLTLSGRRKSVYCLGYRDRDWRDAYNAIVRSELRQSAGRGRAVCENGVPVVIISTEEIGARLADFQILPISESAAEILNAIQKINADRLSQPLPTGEQLSQPISTGTVAELTQPFSIAIIVENGCYKADPVSTVEIATFLEITPQAVRKHLENLESGGFVKRIGERGGWVLSTIDIFRPAQFEKSAAAVAVAVESVDEYIEWPT
- a CDS encoding DUF3854 domain-containing protein encodes the protein MDHTEFDPLWEEYPTQFLLPEHLDDLKRSGLSAETIAACMFRSETDSEVLRRILGRNRADVPAPGLVIPFRQLNGKFNGFARVRPSRPRLIDGKPVKYEQPINTAARVYIPPLTVAALRNPDIPIGISEGEKKSAAADQAGFPCLGLIGVWNWQVAKSNPRHLIPDLAGVVWRRRKVWIGFDTDPRINFSVMQARAELACALDGLGAVVSLVDLPPGPRDSTGAHTKNAIDDFLRDHGPDAFHQLLCVHGAL